Within Channa argus isolate prfri chromosome 4, Channa argus male v1.0, whole genome shotgun sequence, the genomic segment GTTTTTCTGTTCCCCAATCTCTGCCTTATTACTGGTAGTTGTCACTATAACAACGTGTTTTTTGCCATCAGGACATGGCAAGAGAACATCTCACTCAAGGATCTTCAAAATAAAGGGGTGTGCCTGCTGAAACTGCAGATAGGAAGTCAGTCCACTGGCTTGTATGGACGCACAGTTGTTGTCTTAGAGCCAAGAAAGAATCTTGGCTTTTCATCTCTGCCAAGCAACAGCTTTGGACCTGgtaagataaaataataaaacacctatcctgtgtgtgtgtgtgtgtgtgtgtgtgtatgtgtgtttgtgtgtttgtttgtttgttttacacctTTAAGGTTTACATGTGCCCTAATAGGGTGTATTTTGTTACAGGTGATATAGTTGGCTTGTATGACACTAGTGGATGCACCACAGTCTCACAGATCGGCACAGGGGTAGTGACAAGGATCAGCCAAGCATCTATAAGTGTGGCATTTGATGAGTCAAAGGATGGCCTCAGTTTTGACAACGATGCTCtttacaatttattaaaattggCAAATGATGTCACCTACAAGCGAATGAAACAGTGAGTGATCTTTCATGTAAAATATCACCAGACAAGTAAGATAGATACCAGTAGGCTATGAAACACTGGAAAAGCcttgttttaatttggtttgTGCTTGCAGTGCATTGAACGCATTGAATGGATACAGAAATGGACCAGCAGCCAATCTGATAAATGTTCTCTTTGGAGAAACAAAACCTTCCTCTCAGTCAGAGCCAAGTAAGTTATGCTTTACAAagtaaatattaacaaaaactaaacctCTTAATTAATCTATGGACAGTGCCTGGTGGTAGCCTTTACAATTTGCAGTATGCTGCATCAACATGAATTATTCTGTACAATACAAAGGCTATTTCTATCtgcttctcttttgttttatcaGATAAAGCTGAATTCTTGAACGGGAACCTAGATGATTcccagagagaagctgtgactTTTGCTCTGTCTCAGAGAGAACTGGCTATAATTCATGGACCTCCAGGCACTGGGAAAACCACCACAGTGGTGGAGATCATCCTGCAAGCAGTCAAACAAGGCCAAAAGGTACGGCCTTTTACATTTCCGAGTGCATATGTCATCTATAGTGTGTCATTTAATCCAGCATTTGTCATTACAACTTCTCAGTCTATACGCAATAattttgttatgtgttttttttaggtgtTGTGCTGTGCTCCCTCTAACGTGGCAGTGGATAATTTAGTGGAGAGGTTGGCCCGTTGCAAGGCAAAGATCCTGAGGCTGGGTCACCCTGCCAGACTGCTGGAGTCCATGCAGAAGCATTCACTGGATGCCATCCTTGCTCATAGTGACAACGCCAACATCATCGCTGACATCCGCAAAGACATTGATAAAGCTTTTGTAAGTATTTTAGTAGCATGTGTTGCTACTAGTGTGTGCGCTGTCTTGAatgatttttgcctttttgttttttacagctgGGAATTAAAAAGATGCATGAAAAAGGGGAGAAAGCGaattttaaaagagaaatagGAGAGCTGAGAAAAGAGTTGAAAACCAGGGAAGCAACAGCCATCACCCAGGCCCTAAAAAATGCAGATGTTGTGCTATCAACCAACACAGGTCAGTACTGTCATCAAGTAACGAAAATGTTATTTAGTTGTAGCGTTGGTGATAAAAGAGGGTCAGAGGACACTTGTCTGTATATGCAGGTGCTTGTGATGGAGGGCCTCTGAAGTTCCTGCCAGCAGAGCATTTCGATTGGGTGGTGATAGACGAGTGCGCTCAGTCCCTGGAGAGCAGCTGCTGGATTGCCCTACTCAGAGCGCGCAAATGCATTCTGGCTGGAGACTACAAGCAGTTACCTCCTACCATCAAAtcccaaatgtaaaaaaaaaaagttttcctcTTTATGCATTTGTATAAATACCAGTCAATCTTTAAAATTTGACATCGAGTAACAATTCCTCTCTCTGTAGCTCAAACATATTCTTTAAATCACATGTTTAAATTAATAGTCTCTTTAGAACTTATTAAGAAATGGGAATAAACTAGTTAGTTGTTGAAAGTTTTAACATTCAAAGATTCAGGTAATGTGCTTTATTTGAAGTGGAAAGTAATGAAGTATATTCACTCAAGTGCTTTAGTTAAGTACAAAGTCCcttttgcaaacacattttatatttttcactaCTTGACAAATACTTGACAGCTTTAGTCAGTAATTACTTTGCAAGGTGATTTTCTTATAATGTAGGTGTATTAGTATAGAGTATAATAGGGAGATATgtgcatttgttaaaataagCTCCTTTTTTACCAGcttgaatttaaatgtgtaCCACTAATAAACTACCTGgccaaaaaaaaggacacacactGTAATATGTAGTTGGACTTCCTTTAGCTTTAATTACAAGTTACCATGGAATTGTGTCAATAACCCTCTTCAGTCTCACATGTATTTCCATCTGCATTTAGTTTTCACAAAGATCTTGTATTAATGATTCGAGAGCTGAAGCATAAAATCTCCAGCACACCCCAAAAATCCTACGTAGTCAGCTGACCTCATTTTCTGGGCATATAACATTGTTGaccaactgaaacaacaacagattGTATGATGGGTGCATACCCTTCTTACTCTGATGCTCAGGAATAGGGTAAATCTGGACTTGTCAGAGCACATGACGTTTTTCCATTACTTCTTAAGGCTGCACAACTTTTTCAGGgatttttacaacattttgttaCTTAAGTTTTAGAGTTTGATGCatgttttttctcctgttgCCTTATACAGTGCTGCATCAAAAGGTTTGTCTCTCAGTCTTATGGAGAGACTAATCCAGATGTATGGGGATTCAGTGGTCCGTATGTTAACAGTTCAGTACCGCATGAACAGCGCCATCATGGACTGGGCCTCCACACAGATGTACCAAGGAAAACTGACTGCTCACAGCTCAGTGGCGAGACATTTGCTAAAGTGAGTGAGTTTGTTGATGGAAAATATGTCACTTCTGTTATTTCAGTGGCAAATGACTCATTAAAGTTAGTGTTAAACTAGTGGTCCCTAATCCTAACAGAGATTTGCCTGGAGTCACCTGTGTTGAGGAGACTagcatgccacttcttctgattGACACTGCAGGCTGTGGACTGAGTGAAATGGAGGTCACAGATGAGCAGTCCAAAGGCAATCGGGGTTCGTAATTTTGTAttataaaaaactgaatttctgTTTGTCTAGTGTGGGATCTAAAAGTGTTTGTACTGTTTCCTCAGGTGAAGTAGACATTGTGGAACTACACATAAAGGCCCTAACGGCAGCCGGTGTTAAAGCTAAAGACATAGCTGTTATTGCTCCGTACAATTTACAAGTAAGTCACTGAAACACTGAGGAATTGTGTCCTAAAATATATCTGAACTCAACTTATAGGAATAGAATAGAAATCAGatattgtcttttcttttttggggtcTGTTGGGGTTTGCTTCTGCTGAGGACAATTTTATTATAGTCAGCAGTCTGCAGTTAAACTGCATACTGAGGGAGGAGAGGGGCAGATCTCTGCATGGAAATCCTGTGGACCACTTCTCTTATTATCTTagcattaaaaaagttttagtcGCAGCTTTTGCACTTTGTAAATTGCATTCGATAACAGTTAGTGTCAATTCAAAAACGATTAATCGTTTTATGCTAACTCAACTATTAATGTTGTAATTTATCATGTCAGTGATGCAAAActttatttcatatatttattagAGAAATTATCCACATTTTCACTtctaaaaactaagaaaacaatCTATGGTTTTGTGTCTGGAGATGACTCATTGATGTGGTTTTTATCTCTGTAAAGGTCGATCTTCTGCGCCAGAAACTTTCTGCAAGGCATCCAGaattggagataaagtcagtgGATGGGTTTcagggcagagagaaagaggctgTGGTGTTGTCGTTAGTTCGGTCCAACAGAAAaggtctttttattttctttaaaatcacGTGTTTTTACCACACAATAAACATGATCAGCATTTGTTTACATACATCCATATGTATTTGTTCCTTCTTTTAGGTGAGGTTGGCTTTCTGGCGGAGGACAGAAGAATAAATGTTGCTGTTACACGTGCAAGACGCCATATTGCTGTAGTGTGTGACACACAGACTGTCGAGAATCATGCTTTTCTCAAATCCCTGATT encodes:
- the ighmbp2 gene encoding DNA-binding protein SMUBP-2; the encoded protein is MAVEQFVSKTLELLQVEREAEIEETRTWQENISLKDLQNKGVCLLKLQIGSQSTGLYGRTVVVLEPRKNLGFSSLPSNSFGPGDIVGLYDTSGCTTVSQIGTGVVTRISQASISVAFDESKDGLSFDNDALYNLLKLANDVTYKRMKHALNALNGYRNGPAANLINVLFGETKPSSQSEPNKAEFLNGNLDDSQREAVTFALSQRELAIIHGPPGTGKTTTVVEIILQAVKQGQKVLCCAPSNVAVDNLVERLARCKAKILRLGHPARLLESMQKHSLDAILAHSDNANIIADIRKDIDKAFLGIKKMHEKGEKANFKREIGELRKELKTREATAITQALKNADVVLSTNTGACDGGPLKFLPAEHFDWVVIDECAQSLESSCWIALLRARKCILAGDYKQLPPTIKSQIAASKGLSLSLMERLIQMYGDSVVRMLTVQYRMNSAIMDWASTQMYQGKLTAHSSVARHLLKDLPGVTCVEETSMPLLLIDTAGCGLSEMEVTDEQSKGNRGEVDIVELHIKALTAAGVKAKDIAVIAPYNLQVDLLRQKLSARHPELEIKSVDGFQGREKEAVVLSLVRSNRKGEVGFLAEDRRINVAVTRARRHIAVVCDTQTVENHAFLKSLIDHITEFGEVRTAFEYIQDIVPQNYTRDPKDTKTTTSTGSSTSTKQKVKEQPPSKAKQVQMKSITGSSSKENTASSEKNTKSCTSALTEEEQKINRYTQIREQVEKYLKDLKQTELQFPSSFNSHDRLLVHQIAEELGLVHESKGEGKDRCITVSRPLESTPAEKLKRIVEEEKEKTNPQKEMLCQPPFDLKSLHLERMKREQQKREENTQQKKQQNNIPVAQAHSKKAKGKNQTQTSACNIAAAAAPDDDFDTLINAVMKADSVCGFIKCKASVLTLGQLCSFCKKQYCLSHHIPEVHGCGDKAKSHARMRISKEGVLYAGSGKKDKSMDPNKKAYLQRKLDSKLKDMASQRKPKKKEKDS